In Pseudobacter ginsenosidimutans, the following are encoded in one genomic region:
- a CDS encoding RagB/SusD family nutrient uptake outer membrane protein — protein MKSFKHILPGCLIVCLFCSILMITGCRKFVELDPPKDRLSSKVVFSDSANATAAVLGIYIDAISNKQYPDIFNGGLTIYTGLYTDELKMAGSTDQYETEFYLNNLNEKNSVIWTFWRSAYLTLYKANACIEGIEASGTLGQHVKDRLTGETKFVRAFMYYNLHKVFGAVPLALTTDFATNASMPRDPANKVLDQVVADLEAAKELLPATYPTEGRARPNKYTVIALLARIRLEMGNWEDAEKEASLLINNSDTYALENNIGNVFLRNSREAIWQLLPPDGNQTVEGSRIIPLNETTIPRYTLTDWLWNDFENNDLRQQEWTRTNTIGNIPFNYPYKYKVRRGVAGQPAEPYTVFRLAETILIRAEARARLGNVDGAKDDLDLVRARAGLDPTTANDQSSLIDAVLKERRIELFCEFGHRFTDLKRTNRLDALMNIITPQKGGAWKTEYTLLPLPYEQIEANPFLTQNPGY, from the coding sequence ATGAAATCATTCAAACATATATTACCAGGCTGTTTAATTGTCTGCCTGTTTTGTTCCATATTGATGATAACCGGCTGCAGGAAATTTGTAGAGCTCGATCCTCCCAAAGACAGGCTGAGTAGTAAAGTGGTGTTCAGCGACAGTGCCAATGCAACAGCAGCGGTATTGGGGATTTATATCGATGCCATCTCAAATAAGCAATACCCGGATATTTTCAATGGAGGGCTGACCATCTATACAGGTCTGTATACCGATGAGCTCAAAATGGCCGGTTCTACTGATCAGTATGAGACAGAATTTTATTTGAACAACCTGAATGAAAAGAATTCGGTGATTTGGACATTCTGGAGATCAGCTTACCTGACGCTATATAAAGCGAATGCATGCATCGAAGGAATTGAAGCAAGCGGCACCCTTGGACAGCATGTTAAGGACCGGTTGACCGGCGAAACGAAATTCGTTCGTGCCTTCATGTACTATAACCTGCACAAGGTCTTTGGAGCAGTTCCACTTGCGCTTACCACAGATTTTGCCACCAATGCTTCTATGCCGCGTGATCCGGCAAACAAAGTGCTGGACCAGGTGGTAGCTGATCTGGAAGCGGCAAAGGAACTGTTGCCAGCCACTTATCCAACTGAAGGCAGGGCGCGTCCTAACAAGTACACAGTGATTGCATTGCTGGCCCGCATCCGGCTGGAAATGGGAAATTGGGAAGATGCAGAAAAGGAAGCCAGTCTGCTGATCAATAACAGTGATACTTATGCGCTGGAAAATAATATCGGGAATGTTTTTCTGCGCAACAGCAGGGAAGCGATCTGGCAGTTGTTACCCCCGGATGGAAATCAAACTGTGGAAGGATCAAGGATTATCCCATTGAATGAAACAACCATTCCACGGTATACCCTCACAGACTGGTTATGGAATGATTTTGAAAACAATGACCTGCGGCAGCAGGAATGGACGCGCACCAATACCATCGGGAATATTCCATTTAACTATCCTTACAAGTATAAGGTAAGAAGAGGCGTAGCCGGTCAGCCTGCAGAACCATACACTGTATTCCGGCTCGCAGAAACTATTTTGATCAGAGCCGAAGCCAGGGCCAGGCTGGGAAATGTGGACGGAGCAAAAGATGACCTGGACCTGGTGCGTGCGCGCGCAGGTCTCGATCCCACAACAGCAAATGATCAGTCATCACTGATCGATGCTGTGCTGAAAGAAAGGCGTATCGAATTGTTCTGCGAGTTCGGACACAGGTTCACAGATCTGAAGCGGACCAATCGTTTGGACGCTCTGATGAATATCATCACCCCTCAAAAAGGTGGAGCATGGAAAACGGAGTACACCCTTTTGCCTTTACCATACGAACAAATAGAAGCAAACCCCTTCCTCACACAAAACCCGGGATATTGA
- a CDS encoding SusC/RagA family TonB-linked outer membrane protein — translation MAMKLTAILLLTVAIQVSAKSFSQQLTFSLKNVPIENVFREIEKQTGYSFVYTQTEMSGARTVTMKVENAKLEDVLALCFKEQPLSYTLRKKFIVVKAKAPVPVNTIPEEMRLLPPLVDVRGRLVNEGGDPVAGATVAVKGTAKATSTNSNGEFELKAVDEKATIIFSSTDIETIEIKLNGRRELFLSASKKISKLDEIQFIKYGITTQRYSTGSISKVSSAEIGRQPVANPLAALQGRVPGLIVSSTSGLPGAAFKIQIRGQNTLNPTTNNNVMPFDNPLIIIDGIPFAPNNRNVNQLNSLAAPGTAAFYGNQYSGISPLTAINPADIESIEVLKDADATAIFGSRGANGVVMITTKKGQEGKLRVNTTVYKGVSRIGKTVELMNTREYRAFRKEAIANDGRTPNMAEDFDLLVFDSTKDTDWTDYFLGKSSTVTDAFTQLSGGSANTSFRLSANYREETYVMRGDFLDRRMGANFSLHHETPNKRFSLDLGANYTFQTNNSAGRSDALGNFTTLPNYPDFLDKDGNLVWSYKGIEISNNPMQYLKQGYTGRTYSLLTNMTINYKILDGLQFTTIMGYNTNSFDEVFMRPIKAMDPTFKSGVSVFGKRTSGIWTVEPRLEYKRIIGKGKLVMVGGSTIQKEFESSSEITGSGYTNDLLLQSLAGATVIEKSNIGEREFKYASLYGRINYILQSRYIADINLRRDYSSRFGPGKQVGNFGSVGLGWIFSETSLIRDHFNFLSYGKLRASYGTTGNDAISDYQFIDNWQPTYNSYQGSVGYNPMNLYNPDFSWAVNKKLEIGTELEFLQGRLFFTLAWYRNRCGNQLLAYRLPFQTGFANVTMNQNATVENSGFDFVLTTQNVKKKGFNWTTSLNINIGRNKLIDFPGIETSSYANTYTVGESVNVRKLYHLLGVDPATGVFQYYSAANGKTVEPEHKTDRIINLDPATPKFTGGINNSIRIGDFTFDIMLEFRKQVGATFRQSIYTGAPIGSRSINLPKALLNHWRKPGDVSEYQKLTTGYSGDAYIAGMYFGASDAAYGDASFIKVRNIALSYDLSRHLLKKMQWMDIQLFAYAQNLFTISGYQGADPETQAYTNVPPVKTVVAGIKVNL, via the coding sequence ATGGCTATGAAATTGACGGCCATCTTACTATTGACTGTAGCCATACAGGTGAGTGCGAAAAGTTTTTCGCAGCAACTCACATTCTCTCTGAAAAATGTTCCAATCGAAAATGTATTCAGGGAGATCGAGAAACAAACAGGGTACAGTTTTGTGTATACCCAAACAGAAATGTCAGGCGCCCGAACAGTAACCATGAAAGTGGAGAATGCAAAGCTGGAAGATGTACTGGCGCTTTGCTTCAAAGAACAACCATTATCGTATACCCTCAGGAAAAAATTCATTGTGGTAAAGGCGAAAGCCCCGGTACCTGTTAATACTATACCTGAAGAAATGCGGCTGCTTCCTCCGCTGGTGGATGTAAGAGGGCGCCTTGTGAATGAGGGCGGTGATCCGGTTGCGGGCGCCACTGTAGCAGTGAAAGGCACTGCGAAAGCCACCAGCACCAATAGCAATGGCGAATTTGAATTGAAGGCGGTGGATGAAAAAGCCACGATCATATTCAGCTCCACCGATATCGAAACCATCGAAATAAAATTGAATGGAAGAAGGGAGCTTTTTTTATCTGCCAGTAAAAAAATAAGTAAGCTGGACGAAATTCAATTCATCAAATATGGAATTACAACCCAGCGATACAGTACAGGATCCATATCCAAAGTAAGCAGTGCAGAGATCGGACGGCAGCCGGTTGCCAATCCGCTTGCGGCACTGCAGGGCAGGGTGCCGGGTTTGATCGTTTCAAGTACCAGCGGCTTGCCTGGCGCAGCTTTTAAGATACAGATCAGGGGACAGAATACCCTGAATCCTACCACCAACAACAATGTGATGCCATTCGATAATCCGCTGATCATCATCGATGGTATTCCTTTTGCGCCCAACAACAGAAATGTGAATCAACTCAATTCACTCGCGGCGCCGGGAACAGCTGCCTTTTATGGAAATCAATATAGCGGTATCAGCCCATTGACTGCTATCAATCCGGCAGATATCGAAAGCATTGAAGTATTGAAAGATGCTGATGCTACGGCCATATTCGGTTCCAGGGGCGCCAATGGCGTGGTTATGATCACTACCAAAAAAGGACAGGAAGGCAAATTGAGAGTGAATACTACTGTGTACAAAGGTGTAAGCCGGATCGGTAAAACGGTTGAGCTAATGAACACCAGAGAATACAGGGCGTTCAGAAAAGAAGCCATTGCGAATGATGGCCGGACTCCCAATATGGCGGAGGATTTTGACCTGCTGGTTTTCGATTCAACAAAAGATACAGACTGGACAGATTATTTCCTGGGAAAATCCAGTACGGTTACAGATGCATTTACACAATTGTCGGGAGGCAGCGCCAATACCAGTTTCAGGCTTTCTGCCAATTACCGGGAAGAGACCTATGTAATGAGAGGCGACTTCCTCGACAGGCGGATGGGCGCTAATTTCAGCCTTCATCATGAGACTCCCAACAAACGTTTCTCGCTGGACCTTGGCGCGAATTATACTTTTCAAACCAACAATTCGGCAGGCAGATCTGATGCCCTGGGAAACTTTACAACGTTGCCCAATTATCCTGATTTCCTGGATAAGGATGGTAACCTGGTTTGGTCCTATAAGGGAATAGAGATCTCCAATAATCCTATGCAGTACCTGAAGCAGGGGTATACAGGCAGGACCTACAGCCTGCTTACCAATATGACCATCAATTATAAGATCCTGGATGGGCTGCAATTCACTACTATCATGGGTTATAATACCAATTCATTTGATGAGGTATTTATGAGGCCAATCAAGGCGATGGACCCAACATTCAAATCGGGTGTATCCGTTTTCGGTAAAAGGACATCAGGCATATGGACCGTAGAGCCGCGCCTGGAATATAAACGGATCATAGGGAAAGGTAAATTGGTGATGGTGGGAGGATCCACCATTCAGAAAGAATTCGAATCTTCCTCTGAGATTACAGGATCGGGTTATACCAATGATCTGCTGTTGCAGTCTCTGGCTGGCGCCACTGTGATCGAAAAGAGTAATATCGGAGAACGGGAATTCAAATATGCTTCACTGTATGGCAGGATCAATTACATCCTTCAGAGCAGGTATATCGCAGATATCAATCTGAGAAGGGATTATTCAAGCAGGTTCGGGCCTGGCAAGCAGGTAGGCAATTTCGGCTCTGTTGGATTGGGCTGGATATTTTCCGAAACCTCATTGATACGCGATCATTTCAATTTTCTCAGCTATGGTAAGCTAAGGGCAAGTTATGGCACTACCGGTAATGATGCTATTTCGGATTATCAATTCATCGATAACTGGCAACCTACTTACAATTCCTACCAGGGTTCTGTTGGTTATAATCCGATGAACCTCTATAACCCGGATTTTAGCTGGGCCGTGAATAAGAAACTGGAAATAGGTACTGAGCTGGAATTCCTGCAAGGCAGACTGTTCTTCACGCTGGCCTGGTACAGGAACAGGTGTGGCAATCAGTTGCTCGCTTACAGACTTCCTTTTCAAACCGGCTTTGCAAATGTGACCATGAACCAGAATGCTACAGTGGAAAATTCAGGTTTCGATTTTGTGCTTACCACGCAAAATGTAAAGAAGAAAGGTTTTAACTGGACCACCAGTCTGAATATCAATATTGGCAGGAACAAGCTCATTGACTTCCCGGGTATCGAAACCTCCAGCTATGCCAATACTTATACTGTAGGTGAATCCGTGAACGTAAGAAAACTCTATCATTTACTGGGAGTGGACCCTGCTACCGGCGTATTTCAATATTATTCTGCTGCCAATGGCAAAACAGTGGAACCTGAGCACAAGACTGATCGCATTATCAACCTGGACCCTGCTACTCCAAAGTTTACAGGTGGTATCAACAACTCGATACGTATTGGTGATTTTACTTTCGATATCATGCTTGAGTTCAGAAAGCAGGTCGGCGCCACATTCCGGCAATCTATTTATACCGGAGCTCCCATCGGTAGCCGGAGCATCAACCTTCCCAAAGCATTGCTCAATCACTGGAGAAAGCCTGGCGATGTCTCCGAATATCAAAAACTGACAACAGGTTATTCAGGCGATGCTTATATAGCCGGCATGTATTTCGGCGCCTCAGATGCAGCTTATGGCGATGCATCCTTTATCAAGGTCAGGAATATTGCGCTCTCTTATGATCTTAGCCGGCATTTATTGAAAAAGATGCAGTGGATGGATATACAGTTGTTCGCTTATGCGCAGAATTTATTTACGATCAGCGGATACCAGGGCGCTGATCCGGAAACGCAGGCATACACCAATGTGCCACCTGTGAAGACAGTGGTGGCTGGTATTAAGGTAAACTTATAA
- a CDS encoding FecR family protein: MFDRIRYLFGLYMDKTISAAEEKELAELALDPGNKDILLRLEQEYWEKEPLVAMEEEEAENFLSGILDGRQPVIRKFHWKQLVAAASILLLLAAGGYLMLFNRSVDKTKTPLSQEQRFRNDVNPGKYSARLMLADSSIIILDSAAIGELTTQGNTSVIHQGNRLIYEERAGAKEVLYNTITTAKAEIFATELSDGTKVWLNAASSIRFPVSFNDKERRVEITGEAYFEVAKDVSRRFTVLANGAEVEVLGTHFNINAYTNEGAVRTTLLEGKVRVSGKGTVAMLKPGQQARLAAGLEVIDHADLENVMAWRNGRFYFNNSNMEVIMREVERWYDVEVEYQDAVPHLFVAKIPRNEPISELLKLLELTDRVHFKIEGRKIIVMK; this comes from the coding sequence ATGTTCGATCGCATCCGCTATCTTTTCGGACTGTATATGGATAAGACCATATCAGCGGCAGAAGAGAAGGAACTGGCTGAGCTTGCTCTTGATCCCGGGAACAAGGACATTCTGCTCAGGTTGGAGCAGGAGTATTGGGAAAAGGAGCCGCTGGTGGCAATGGAAGAAGAAGAAGCCGAAAATTTCCTGTCAGGCATACTGGATGGCAGGCAGCCTGTGATCAGGAAGTTTCATTGGAAGCAACTGGTTGCTGCTGCATCAATCCTGTTGTTATTGGCGGCGGGAGGCTACCTCATGTTATTCAACAGGTCCGTTGATAAAACCAAAACGCCCCTGAGCCAGGAACAGCGGTTCAGGAATGATGTGAATCCCGGTAAATACAGTGCCAGACTGATGCTGGCTGATAGCAGCATCATCATTCTCGACAGCGCTGCAATAGGGGAGTTGACCACACAGGGCAATACATCGGTTATCCATCAGGGTAACAGGCTGATCTATGAAGAAAGAGCAGGAGCAAAGGAAGTGCTTTATAATACTATCACTACAGCCAAAGCAGAAATATTTGCAACTGAATTGTCTGATGGCACCAAAGTATGGCTCAATGCTGCTTCCAGTATCCGCTTTCCTGTTTCCTTCAATGATAAGGAACGGAGAGTGGAAATAACAGGTGAGGCATATTTCGAAGTGGCCAAAGATGTTTCAAGACGTTTTACGGTTCTGGCAAATGGCGCTGAAGTAGAAGTGCTGGGTACCCATTTCAACATCAATGCCTATACCAATGAGGGCGCGGTACGCACCACTCTCCTGGAAGGAAAAGTACGTGTGAGTGGTAAGGGAACTGTTGCCATGCTGAAACCGGGGCAACAGGCCAGGCTTGCCGCCGGCCTCGAAGTGATAGATCATGCTGATCTGGAAAACGTGATGGCCTGGAGAAATGGCAGGTTCTATTTCAATAACAGCAATATGGAAGTGATCATGCGCGAAGTGGAAAGATGGTATGATGTTGAAGTGGAATACCAGGATGCCGTGCCGCACCTGTTTGTTGCAAAAATCCCAAGGAATGAGCCCATTTCTGAATTGCTGAAACTGCTGGAACTCACAGACAGGGTACATTTCAAGATCGAAGGAAGGAAAATTATCGTTATGAAATAA
- a CDS encoding RNA polymerase sigma factor — protein MHLSPTYDEKLILQKIAEGSEDAFRIIFHQYAGKLRNYILKISSSKETAEDIVHDVFLNIWKNRHKLADIDQFDSYLFAAARHAAHRSFQRRAKETLIVAELQKTDSINIKSEGEDRITSREVQSAIQKAIQRLTPQQRKILLLSRDEGLSHQEIADLLGITRRTVSNTISEALQSMRNDIHISYGPYAVAIFVLHGII, from the coding sequence TTGCACCTGAGCCCTACATACGATGAAAAGCTGATCCTGCAAAAGATTGCAGAAGGTAGTGAGGATGCATTCCGGATCATCTTTCATCAGTACGCAGGTAAGCTCAGGAACTATATTCTCAAAATTTCCTCTTCAAAAGAAACGGCTGAAGATATCGTGCATGATGTTTTCCTGAACATCTGGAAGAACCGGCATAAACTGGCAGACATCGATCAATTCGACAGCTACCTGTTTGCGGCAGCCCGGCATGCAGCGCATCGCAGCTTCCAGCGCCGGGCAAAGGAAACGCTGATTGTAGCTGAACTTCAAAAGACGGACTCCATAAATATCAAATCTGAAGGAGAAGACAGGATCACCAGCCGGGAAGTTCAGTCCGCTATTCAAAAAGCCATTCAAAGGCTGACTCCTCAACAAAGAAAGATCCTGCTGCTCAGTCGGGATGAAGGGCTTAGTCACCAGGAGATCGCAGATCTGCTGGGTATCACCCGCCGCACAGTTTCAAATACCATTTCAGAAGCCTTACAATCTATGAGGAACGATATCCATATCTCCTATGGGCCATATGCAGTAGCCATTTTTGTACTGCATGGCATTATTTAA
- a CDS encoding bifunctional folylpolyglutamate synthase/dihydrofolate synthase, translating to MTYQETIDYLFNRLPMFSRLGAAAYKKDLHNTIALCEFLGNPQQRVKTIHIAGTNGKGSTSHMLAAILQSAGYKTGLYTSPHLKDFRERFRINGEMISEAFVTRFTEKIKPAIDQIEPSFFEITVAMAFDWFEEAQVDIAVIETGLGGRLDSTNVISPELSIITNIGYDHMNLLGDTLELIAFEKAGIIKPGIPVVLGETSPETRPVFEKVAAEKQSPLLFADHLRYAADWQYQHHQLVVQVANHTSADRTSYTLDLPGFYQTKNLMTILEAVHQLQLKHWNIPAEAVQKGLAHVKKLTGLHGRWEVVHTRPVIVLDVGHNEDGIKQIVAQLELTPYRHLHIVIGMVKDKEIDHALALLPKEAVYYFTRAQIPRALPEDELAAKGAGYGLNGHHYPSVPDALQAAKQAAHTDDLILVCGSVFVVGEVPEL from the coding sequence ATGACCTATCAGGAAACGATCGATTATCTCTTCAACCGGCTGCCCATGTTCAGCCGCCTGGGAGCTGCGGCCTATAAAAAAGACCTGCACAATACCATTGCCCTTTGTGAATTCCTGGGCAATCCGCAACAGCGCGTCAAAACCATCCATATTGCCGGCACCAACGGGAAAGGCAGCACCAGTCATATGCTGGCCGCCATCCTCCAAAGTGCGGGTTATAAAACAGGGCTCTATACTTCGCCTCATTTAAAAGATTTCCGAGAGCGGTTCCGCATCAACGGTGAAATGATCAGCGAAGCATTTGTGACCAGGTTCACAGAGAAGATCAAACCTGCTATCGATCAGATAGAGCCCAGCTTCTTCGAGATCACCGTGGCCATGGCCTTCGACTGGTTTGAGGAAGCACAGGTAGACATTGCCGTTATCGAGACCGGTCTCGGCGGTCGTCTCGACAGTACCAATGTGATCAGCCCCGAGCTCAGCATCATTACCAATATCGGTTATGATCATATGAACCTGCTGGGTGATACGCTGGAACTGATCGCTTTTGAAAAGGCTGGTATCATCAAGCCCGGCATTCCGGTAGTATTGGGCGAAACCAGCCCGGAGACCAGGCCGGTATTTGAAAAAGTAGCGGCAGAAAAGCAATCCCCTCTCCTCTTTGCAGATCATCTCCGCTATGCAGCCGACTGGCAATACCAACACCATCAACTGGTGGTGCAGGTAGCTAATCATACCAGCGCAGACAGAACAAGCTATACCCTGGATTTGCCGGGATTCTACCAGACAAAGAACCTGATGACCATCCTGGAAGCCGTTCACCAGCTACAATTGAAGCATTGGAATATTCCTGCTGAAGCCGTTCAGAAAGGACTGGCGCATGTGAAGAAACTAACGGGTCTGCATGGCCGCTGGGAAGTGGTGCATACCAGACCGGTGATAGTACTGGACGTAGGACATAATGAGGATGGCATCAAACAAATTGTAGCGCAACTGGAACTTACACCATACCGTCATCTGCATATCGTGATCGGTATGGTCAAGGACAAAGAGATCGATCATGCACTGGCTCTCTTACCCAAAGAAGCTGTGTATTATTTCACGCGCGCACAGATCCCAAGGGCACTGCCGGAAGATGAACTGGCTGCAAAAGGAGCGGGTTACGGTCTTAACGGTCACCATTACCCCAGCGTACCAGATGCATTGCAGGCTGCGAAGCAGGCTGCGCATACGGATGATCTGATACTTGTTTGTGGTAGCGTGTTTGTAGTGGGTGAAGTGCCTGAATTATAA
- a CDS encoding OmpA family protein — protein sequence MKKTLFRILTTGSIMVIAVHANAQEFGVELNGGLQGLQYDITGGKAKIQPGGALGFNYTFPLGKRWGLITGLAGGYYNTKTTLDNGSLFSSYAIDEEESAFEFRVKPEGYEEKLSFFTAGIPLMLQYHTTGKTQWYLNGGGKFLFPFNVKSKASASQLAMSGYYPDFNVELDNVPQHGFGVVNNLEKEYEPELKPTATLSAATGLSFPLGSSMRLYTGVYIDYGLTDMRKNRDESAALVNYSPTGINNVQVTGLLLKGGDAKLLAYGLQVKLGFVKKKKDAKPVAEPVVVAAPVEVKEEPKSVQEPTPAPAPAPAPVEEKKPEPAPAPVITKAETEQVQAPVVFSELNSTAVPEALKPHLDSVANILNKYPDLQVALVGHTCDIGTEKENETVGINRAKAVAAYLRDKGIAESRMELSSARSTQPLVPNTSEHNRRLNRRVTVTVK from the coding sequence ATGAAAAAGACATTATTCCGGATTTTGACAACAGGCAGTATCATGGTCATCGCTGTGCATGCCAATGCACAGGAGTTTGGTGTGGAATTGAATGGAGGATTACAGGGCCTGCAGTATGATATAACAGGCGGCAAGGCCAAAATACAGCCCGGCGGTGCACTCGGTTTCAATTACACTTTTCCGTTAGGAAAGAGATGGGGACTGATCACCGGCCTCGCCGGTGGTTATTACAATACCAAAACCACGCTCGATAATGGCTCTCTCTTCAGTTCCTATGCGATAGACGAAGAAGAATCAGCTTTCGAGTTCAGGGTTAAGCCGGAAGGATATGAAGAAAAGCTCAGCTTCTTCACTGCCGGCATTCCACTGATGCTGCAATACCATACTACCGGTAAAACACAGTGGTACCTGAATGGCGGCGGTAAATTCCTGTTTCCCTTCAATGTGAAATCGAAAGCATCTGCCAGCCAGCTGGCGATGAGTGGATATTATCCCGACTTCAATGTGGAACTGGATAATGTACCCCAGCACGGATTTGGCGTTGTGAACAACCTGGAAAAAGAATATGAGCCCGAACTGAAGCCCACAGCCACTCTCAGCGCTGCTACCGGTCTTAGCTTCCCTCTTGGTTCTTCCATGAGATTGTACACCGGCGTATATATCGATTACGGCCTCACCGATATGCGCAAGAACAGAGACGAATCTGCTGCCCTGGTGAATTACAGTCCAACCGGCATCAACAATGTACAGGTGACCGGATTGCTTCTCAAAGGCGGCGATGCCAAACTGCTGGCTTACGGCCTGCAGGTGAAACTGGGTTTTGTGAAGAAAAAGAAAGATGCGAAACCAGTGGCTGAGCCAGTAGTGGTTGCAGCCCCTGTTGAAGTGAAGGAAGAACCCAAATCCGTTCAGGAACCAACGCCTGCACCCGCACCCGCACCCGCACCGGTGGAAGAAAAGAAACCTGAACCTGCTCCTGCTCCGGTGATCACCAAAGCAGAAACAGAACAGGTACAAGCTCCTGTGGTCTTCAGTGAACTGAATAGCACAGCAGTGCCTGAGGCTTTGAAGCCGCACCTGGACAGTGTTGCGAATATCCTGAACAAGTATCCTGATCTGCAGGTGGCTCTTGTTGGACATACCTGCGATATCGGTACCGAAAAGGAAAATGAAACTGTGGGGATCAACCGTGCAAAAGCTGTGGCTGCTTATCTGCGTGATAAGGGTATTGCTGAAAGCCGCATGGAGTTGAGCTCTGCCCGTTCAACTCAACCCCTTGTTCCCAATACTTCTGAACATAACAGGCGTCTCAACAGGAGAGTGACTGTTACAGTAAAATAA